In one window of Skermanella rosea DNA:
- a CDS encoding ABC transporter ATP-binding protein, with product MTQFMTQPYLAFDGVTKRFGDLDVVAQPFEATIARNEFVVFLGPSGCGKTTLMRMIGGLDTPSTGTIRLEGAPVGGPDHRRGMVFQSYSSFPWLTVAENVHFGMRYRRDLTERQKLARRDHYLELVGLYEFSDAYPNKVSGGMRQRVAIARTLAAGSDVMLMDEPFGALDAQRRERLQVELRSIQRRDAKTIVFVTHDVEEAVFLADRVIVFSKRPARVMADIDITGRLGPDRPLELRDSPEFFRLRSEVLKLLREAAGDEE from the coding sequence ATGACACAGTTCATGACACAGCCCTATCTCGCTTTCGACGGCGTCACCAAGCGGTTCGGCGACCTCGACGTGGTCGCCCAACCCTTCGAAGCCACCATCGCCCGCAACGAGTTCGTCGTCTTCCTGGGGCCGTCCGGCTGCGGCAAGACCACGCTGATGCGCATGATCGGCGGGCTGGACACGCCGTCCACCGGGACGATCCGCCTCGAAGGCGCGCCGGTCGGCGGCCCCGACCACCGGCGCGGCATGGTCTTCCAGTCCTACTCGTCCTTCCCGTGGCTGACCGTCGCCGAGAACGTCCATTTCGGCATGCGCTATCGCCGCGACCTGACGGAGCGGCAGAAACTGGCCCGCCGCGACCATTACCTGGAACTGGTCGGGCTCTACGAGTTCTCCGACGCCTATCCGAACAAGGTGTCCGGCGGCATGCGCCAGCGCGTGGCGATCGCCCGCACGCTGGCGGCCGGATCGGACGTGATGCTGATGGACGAGCCGTTCGGTGCCCTGGACGCGCAGCGCCGGGAACGGCTCCAGGTCGAGCTGCGGAGCATCCAGCGGCGCGACGCCAAGACCATCGTCTTCGTGACCCACGACGTGGAGGAGGCGGTGTTCCTGGCCGACCGGGTCATCGTGTTCTCCAAGCGGCCCGCGCGGGTCATGGCGGACATCGACATCACCGGGCGCCTCGGCCCCGACCGCCCGCTGGAGCTGCGGGACAGCCCGGAATTCTTCCGGCTTCGGAGCGAAGTCCTGAAACTGCTGCGCGAAGCCGCGGGAGACGAGGAATGA
- a CDS encoding ABC transporter permease, producing MDTATRAARTAPPPRRSSLWAFRGTLSRPAQVGIGVAASVGLLLAWEAVARLGLVNSLFLPAPSTVLGAMLVMVQKQDLLWHAGVSTLRVWAAFALAAAMAIPIGILMSSYRVVGAALEPIIDFIRYLPVPALVPLSIIWFGVGESTKLYLLWLGTFFQLVLLVADDMRRVPQEYIEIAHTLGANTRQMLRDVAFRAMLPGLVDNLRITLGWCWTYLIIAEIVAADSGIGFVIWTARRYMKTPEVMAGVVVIGVIGLVTDQLLRAAHRRAFRYL from the coding sequence ATGGACACCGCAACGAGGGCCGCCAGGACGGCGCCGCCTCCCCGGCGCTCGTCCCTCTGGGCCTTCCGCGGAACCCTGTCGCGCCCGGCCCAGGTCGGGATCGGCGTGGCGGCCAGCGTCGGCCTGCTGCTGGCGTGGGAGGCGGTCGCCCGGTTGGGGCTGGTGAACAGCCTTTTCCTGCCCGCGCCCAGCACGGTTCTGGGCGCCATGCTGGTCATGGTCCAGAAGCAGGACCTGCTGTGGCATGCCGGCGTCTCGACCCTGCGGGTCTGGGCCGCCTTCGCGCTGGCGGCGGCGATGGCGATCCCGATCGGCATCCTGATGAGCAGCTACCGCGTCGTGGGCGCGGCGCTGGAGCCGATCATCGACTTCATCCGCTACCTGCCGGTGCCGGCATTGGTGCCGCTCTCGATCATCTGGTTCGGCGTCGGCGAAAGCACAAAGCTGTACCTGCTGTGGCTCGGCACCTTCTTCCAGCTGGTCCTGCTGGTCGCCGACGACATGCGCCGCGTGCCGCAGGAATATATCGAGATCGCCCATACCCTCGGGGCCAACACCCGGCAGATGCTGCGCGACGTGGCGTTCCGGGCGATGCTGCCGGGACTGGTGGACAATCTGCGGATCACGCTGGGCTGGTGCTGGACCTACCTGATCATCGCCGAGATCGTCGCCGCCGACAGCGGCATCGGCTTCGTCATCTGGACGGCCCGCCGCTACATGAAGACGCCCGAGGTCATGGCCGGCGTGGTGGTGATCGGCGTGATCGGGCTGGTCACCGACCAGCTTCTCCGGGCGGCCCACCGCCGCGCCTTCCGCTACCTGTGA
- a CDS encoding ABC transporter substrate-binding protein, with the protein MLRTSRLAAAALLLATVSVPAWAADTIRVLSPTWPGFAPVFVAADKGYFKELGLTVDMKFEDDRANVMAAMMRGDIEVDMRTVGEHQGRPRDETTPGVIIGTIDKSVGGDGVIADGSIGGVADLRGKKIAVEPNIPARLLLQLALKKEGMSLDDLSIVEIATADTIAVFADSSIAAVGTYQPFQSQAITALPDRKGKVLLSSVDSEIIIDVITARQDDLKKNPTKYRNFLAGIYRAIDLYRTNPEEFIELAAPHYNLGEDEVKEIIDTSLAYTPLAEAKDLIGTPDRPGRLHGIFDTVMQLNIENGAADTKLTAASQIDASVISQVSP; encoded by the coding sequence ATGCTCCGCACAAGCCGACTTGCAGCCGCCGCCCTGCTCCTCGCGACCGTCTCGGTACCGGCCTGGGCAGCCGATACGATCCGGGTGCTGTCGCCCACCTGGCCCGGCTTCGCGCCCGTGTTCGTGGCCGCCGACAAGGGTTACTTCAAGGAACTCGGGCTGACGGTCGACATGAAGTTCGAGGACGACCGGGCCAACGTCATGGCGGCCATGATGCGCGGCGACATCGAGGTCGACATGCGCACCGTCGGCGAGCACCAGGGCCGCCCGCGCGACGAGACCACGCCGGGCGTCATCATCGGCACGATCGACAAGTCGGTCGGCGGCGACGGGGTCATCGCGGACGGGTCGATCGGCGGGGTGGCCGACCTGCGCGGCAAGAAGATCGCGGTCGAACCCAACATCCCGGCCCGCCTGCTGCTCCAACTCGCCCTGAAGAAGGAAGGGATGAGCCTGGACGACCTGTCGATCGTGGAGATCGCGACCGCCGACACGATCGCCGTCTTCGCCGACAGCTCGATCGCGGCGGTCGGGACATACCAGCCGTTCCAGTCCCAGGCCATCACCGCCCTGCCGGACCGCAAGGGCAAGGTCCTGCTGTCGTCGGTGGACAGCGAGATCATCATCGACGTGATCACCGCCCGCCAGGACGACCTGAAGAAGAACCCGACGAAGTACCGGAACTTCCTGGCCGGCATCTACCGGGCGATCGATCTCTACAGGACGAACCCGGAGGAGTTCATCGAGCTGGCGGCTCCGCACTACAACCTCGGCGAGGACGAGGTGAAGGAGATCATCGACACCAGCCTGGCCTACACGCCGCTGGCCGAGGCCAAGGACCTGATCGGCACTCCGGACCGGCCCGGCCGCCTGCACGGGATCTTCGACACCGTCATGCAGCTGAACATCGAGAACGGCGCCGCCGACACCAAGCTGACCGCCGCCAGCCAGATCGACGCCTCCGTGATCTCCCAGGTTTCCCCGTGA
- a CDS encoding LysR family transcriptional regulator produces the protein MRRLDNIDLRLLRVFVTLADSGGFADAQIVLNLSQSTLSTHLAALERKLGAPLCERGRRGFRLTEFGEATYDAAKRLFVEIDAFQSRIGRDRGKLMGQLRVGIVDGVVTSPELGIQTALSRYCEYAPDVFVDLLLGTPTELEAAVADGSRDVVVGPMSQKVPGLTYQPIYREPHSLYCGSGHRLYGMPDDRIDRTAIEEAPFAVRGYLHFDDLYRANHPRPCGTVMHMEAQVMMILSGRFIGFLPCHIGEDWMRRGLMRPLKPKTYNFASTHFVATRSADAGRALVQSFVREIKRQAASSEPGRIASPA, from the coding sequence ATGAGACGCCTCGACAACATCGACCTGCGCCTGCTGCGCGTGTTCGTCACCCTGGCGGATTCCGGCGGCTTCGCCGATGCCCAGATCGTGCTCAACCTGTCGCAATCGACGCTCAGCACCCATCTGGCGGCGCTGGAACGGAAGCTGGGGGCGCCCCTGTGCGAGCGCGGGCGCCGCGGCTTCCGCCTGACCGAATTCGGCGAGGCGACCTACGACGCGGCCAAGCGGCTGTTCGTGGAGATCGACGCCTTCCAGTCGCGCATCGGCCGCGACCGGGGCAAGCTGATGGGCCAGCTGCGCGTCGGCATCGTGGACGGCGTGGTGACCTCGCCGGAACTGGGCATCCAGACGGCGCTGAGCCGCTACTGCGAGTACGCGCCCGACGTCTTCGTGGACCTGCTGCTGGGTACGCCGACGGAGCTGGAAGCCGCGGTCGCCGACGGCTCGCGCGACGTGGTGGTCGGCCCCATGTCGCAGAAGGTCCCCGGCCTGACCTACCAGCCCATCTACCGCGAGCCCCACTCCCTCTATTGCGGCAGCGGGCATCGACTCTACGGCATGCCGGACGACAGGATCGACCGTACGGCGATCGAGGAGGCGCCTTTCGCGGTGCGCGGCTACCTGCATTTCGACGACCTCTACCGCGCCAACCACCCGCGTCCCTGCGGGACGGTCATGCATATGGAGGCGCAGGTCATGATGATCCTGTCCGGCCGGTTCATCGGCTTCCTGCCCTGCCATATCGGCGAGGACTGGATGCGCCGCGGCCTGATGCGTCCCCTGAAGCCGAAGACCTACAACTTCGCCTCGACCCACTTCGTCGCGACCCGCAGCGCCGATGCCGGACGCGCCCTGGTGCAGAGCTTCGTGCGGGAGATCAAGCGGCAGGCGGCGTCATCGGAACCGGGACGGATCGCCAGCCCGGCGTGA
- a CDS encoding ABC transporter ATP-binding protein → MSRISVTNLWKEYPGQVVLERVSLEIASGEFCALVGPSGCGKTTFLRMLLGEESPTRGTIELDGKPLVAEPGPDRGVVFQRYSVFPHLTVLQNVIIGREFERSRFLGKLFGRERRAAEQEASGILETVGLSAHRDKYPAELSGGMQQRLAISQALIRKPKVLLLDEPFGALDAGTKAQMYELLLGLWDKHKMSIFMVTHDLKEGFTLATRVLAFDKVRVDPQEPGAYGATVTYDLPLEAKIAARREAALHAPEPVSEPSPAVSLVPVT, encoded by the coding sequence ATGAGCCGGATATCTGTCACGAACCTGTGGAAGGAATATCCCGGCCAAGTGGTGCTGGAGCGGGTATCGCTGGAGATCGCGTCGGGCGAGTTCTGCGCCCTGGTCGGCCCGTCGGGCTGCGGCAAGACCACCTTCCTGCGCATGCTGCTGGGCGAGGAGAGCCCGACCCGCGGCACCATCGAGCTGGACGGCAAGCCGCTGGTCGCCGAGCCCGGCCCGGACCGGGGCGTGGTGTTCCAGCGCTACTCGGTGTTCCCGCACCTGACGGTGCTCCAGAACGTGATCATCGGGCGCGAGTTCGAGCGCTCGAGGTTCCTGGGAAAACTGTTCGGCCGGGAGCGGCGCGCCGCCGAGCAGGAGGCTTCCGGGATCCTGGAAACGGTCGGCCTGTCCGCCCACCGGGACAAGTACCCCGCCGAGCTGTCCGGCGGCATGCAGCAGCGGCTGGCGATCTCCCAGGCGCTGATCCGGAAGCCCAAGGTGCTGCTGCTGGACGAGCCGTTCGGCGCGCTGGACGCCGGCACCAAGGCCCAGATGTACGAGCTGCTGCTGGGATTGTGGGACAAGCACAAGATGAGCATCTTCATGGTCACCCACGACCTGAAGGAAGGATTCACCCTGGCGACCCGCGTGCTCGCCTTCGACAAGGTCCGCGTCGATCCCCAGGAACCGGGCGCCTATGGGGCGACCGTGACCTACGACCTACCCCTGGAGGCCAAGATCGCCGCGAGGCGGGAGGCGGCCCTCCACGCCCCGGAACCGGTCAGCGAGCCTTCCCCGGCCGTTTCACTGGTCCCGGTGACTTGA
- a CDS encoding ABC transporter permease: MRRIINLRPGRGGIVLWGALPFLAAGVAYALASSARLAANPNDKLLPQLESFAAAIGRLALNPDARTGDYLMWVDTLASLQRLGMGLGVATALALVLGLAIGLIPYVRAGLSPFVGVVSMIPPMAVLPVLFIVFGLDELSKVVLIVFGVAPFLVRDLALKVGDLPREQLIKAQTLGASTWQIVVRVVLPQMLPRLIDAVRLSLGPAWLFLISAEAIAATEGLGYRIFLVRRYMAMDVILPYVAWITLLAFLSDAGLRWVNARFFPWLKAGKGQS; this comes from the coding sequence ATGCGCCGGATCATCAACCTGCGTCCCGGCCGGGGCGGCATCGTGCTGTGGGGGGCGCTGCCGTTCCTGGCGGCCGGCGTCGCCTACGCCCTGGCCTCGTCCGCCCGGCTGGCGGCCAACCCGAACGACAAGCTGCTGCCGCAGCTGGAAAGCTTCGCGGCGGCCATCGGCCGGCTGGCGCTCAATCCCGATGCGCGGACCGGCGACTATCTGATGTGGGTGGACACGCTGGCCAGCCTTCAGCGGCTGGGGATGGGGTTGGGCGTTGCGACCGCCCTGGCGCTGGTCCTTGGTCTGGCGATCGGGTTGATTCCCTATGTGCGGGCGGGCCTGTCGCCCTTCGTCGGCGTGGTCTCCATGATCCCGCCGATGGCGGTGCTGCCGGTCCTGTTCATCGTCTTCGGCCTGGACGAGCTGTCCAAGGTGGTGCTGATCGTGTTCGGCGTGGCGCCGTTCCTGGTGCGCGACCTGGCGCTGAAGGTCGGCGACCTGCCGCGCGAGCAATTGATCAAGGCGCAGACGCTGGGGGCCTCCACCTGGCAGATCGTGGTCCGCGTGGTGCTGCCCCAGATGCTGCCCCGGCTGATCGACGCGGTGCGTCTGTCCCTGGGGCCGGCCTGGCTGTTCCTGATCTCGGCCGAGGCGATCGCCGCGACGGAGGGGCTGGGCTACAGGATATTCCTGGTGCGCCGCTACATGGCGATGGACGTCATCCTGCCCTACGTCGCCTGGATCACGCTGCTGGCCTTCCTGTCGGACGCCGGGCTGCGCTGGGTCAACGCCCGCTTCTTCCCGTGGCTGAAGGCCGGAAAGGGGCAGTCATGA
- a CDS encoding putative urea ABC transporter substrate-binding protein, producing the protein MRTLFKSALVALGLALTLVTTAAQSPALAAEKQSFRIAWSIYAGWMPWGYAADSGIMKKWADKYGISVEIVQINDYVESINQYTAGAFDGCVMTNMDALTIPAAGGVDSTALISGDYSDGNDGVVLKGGGSLAEIKGRDVNLVELSVSHYLLARALDSVGLSERDVRVVNTADADIVSAFASPDVTAVVTWNPQLSEVRKAEGAAMVFDSSKVPGEIIDLMVVNTETLKDNPSLGKALVGAWYETLALMRDAGPKGTEALTAMATAAGTDLEGYKAQLATTKMFYTPAEAVAFASSPELVKGMDLVRTFSFDHGLLGEGARTVDAVGIAFPGGTVLGDAGNVKLRFDADHMRMAQEGKL; encoded by the coding sequence ATGCGGACCCTGTTCAAATCGGCACTCGTCGCCCTGGGCCTCGCCCTGACCCTCGTCACGACCGCGGCGCAGTCGCCGGCGCTCGCGGCGGAGAAACAATCCTTCAGGATCGCCTGGTCGATCTATGCGGGCTGGATGCCGTGGGGCTACGCCGCCGACAGCGGCATCATGAAGAAGTGGGCCGACAAGTACGGCATCTCGGTCGAGATCGTCCAGATCAACGACTACGTGGAATCGATCAACCAGTACACCGCCGGGGCGTTCGACGGCTGCGTCATGACCAACATGGACGCGCTGACCATCCCGGCGGCCGGCGGCGTCGACTCCACCGCGCTGATCTCCGGCGACTATTCCGACGGCAACGACGGGGTGGTGCTGAAGGGCGGCGGCAGCCTCGCCGAGATCAAGGGCCGGGACGTCAACCTGGTGGAGCTGTCGGTCTCCCACTACCTGCTCGCCCGGGCGCTGGACAGCGTCGGACTGTCGGAACGGGACGTCCGCGTGGTCAACACGGCCGACGCCGACATCGTCTCCGCCTTCGCGTCGCCCGACGTGACCGCGGTCGTGACCTGGAACCCGCAGCTCAGCGAGGTGCGCAAGGCCGAAGGCGCCGCGATGGTGTTCGACAGCAGCAAGGTCCCCGGCGAGATCATCGACCTGATGGTCGTCAACACGGAGACGCTGAAGGACAACCCGTCGCTGGGCAAGGCTCTGGTCGGCGCTTGGTACGAGACGCTGGCGCTGATGCGGGACGCCGGGCCGAAGGGCACGGAGGCACTGACCGCCATGGCGACCGCGGCCGGCACCGACCTGGAAGGCTACAAGGCGCAGCTCGCCACCACGAAGATGTTCTACACCCCGGCCGAGGCGGTGGCGTTCGCGTCAAGCCCCGAGCTGGTCAAGGGCATGGACCTGGTCCGCACCTTCTCGTTCGACCACGGGCTGCTGGGCGAAGGCGCCCGGACGGTGGACGCGGTCGGGATCGCCTTTCCCGGCGGCACGGTGCTGGGCGACGCCGGCAACGTCAAGCTGCGCTTCGATGCCGATCACATGAGGATGGCCCAGGAAGGGAAGCTCTGA
- the atzF gene encoding allophanate hydrolase gives MTDRSLEIAVLARAYADGSLTPEAVLDGVHARIGAMGLRPVWITLLDKADALARLGRARARKEAGEDLPLFGIPFAVKDNIDVAGVPTTAGCPDFAFVPDRSATVVERLEAAGAILIGKTNLDQFATGLVGTRSPYGICSSVFDPAHVSGGSSSGSGVAVGAGLVSFALGTDTAGSGRVPAAFNNVVGLKPTKGLVSTAGVLPACRTQDCVSIFAGSSGDALAVLRAAAGFDPADPFSRRAPAGATLPASVPPGFRFGVPSAGGLEFFGDAGAAELFAASAARLEELGGTRVEFDYAPFVEAAKLLYAGPWVAERLAAIRDFAETKPESIHPVVRGIILGAGRYSAVDAFEAQYRLAELTRRAEAWWERMDVMLLPTTGTTFTIEDMLADPIRLNSRLGHYTNFVNLMDLSAIAVPAGFRSTGLPFGVTLIGRSFEDGRLALLADRFHRAQAPTIGATGHAVAGPALEAAESGMVRLAVVGAHLSGLPLNHQLTGRGARLVRTDRTAAGYRLFALPGTTPAKPGLLRDPGAPGGIEVEVWELDAAGFGGFVAEVPPPLAIGTLELAGGARVQGFLCEAHATAGAQDITNHGGWRNWLAAR, from the coding sequence ATGACTGATCGAAGCCTGGAAATCGCCGTCCTTGCCCGAGCCTACGCGGACGGCAGCCTGACGCCGGAGGCCGTGCTGGACGGCGTCCATGCCCGGATCGGCGCGATGGGGCTCCGCCCCGTCTGGATCACCCTGCTCGACAAGGCGGACGCGCTGGCCCGGCTCGGCCGGGCGCGGGCCAGGAAGGAAGCGGGAGAGGACCTGCCCCTGTTCGGCATCCCCTTCGCGGTCAAGGACAACATCGACGTGGCCGGCGTGCCGACCACCGCCGGCTGTCCCGACTTCGCCTTCGTACCCGACCGCTCCGCCACCGTGGTGGAGCGGCTGGAGGCCGCGGGCGCCATCCTGATCGGCAAGACCAACCTGGACCAGTTCGCCACCGGGCTGGTCGGAACCCGGTCGCCCTACGGCATCTGCTCGTCCGTGTTCGACCCGGCCCATGTGTCGGGCGGGTCGAGTTCCGGGTCGGGCGTCGCGGTCGGGGCGGGGCTGGTCAGCTTCGCGCTGGGGACCGACACGGCCGGGTCGGGCCGGGTGCCTGCCGCGTTCAACAATGTCGTGGGGCTGAAGCCGACCAAGGGGCTGGTCAGCACCGCGGGCGTGCTGCCGGCCTGCCGGACCCAGGATTGCGTGTCGATCTTCGCCGGCTCCAGCGGGGACGCCCTGGCGGTCCTCCGGGCGGCGGCGGGGTTCGATCCGGCCGATCCGTTCTCCCGGCGGGCGCCGGCGGGGGCGACGCTGCCGGCCTCGGTGCCTCCGGGGTTCCGCTTCGGCGTGCCGTCGGCCGGGGGACTGGAGTTCTTCGGCGACGCGGGCGCCGCCGAGCTGTTCGCCGCGTCCGCCGCCCGGCTGGAGGAGTTGGGCGGCACCCGCGTGGAGTTCGACTACGCCCCCTTCGTCGAAGCGGCGAAGCTGCTCTATGCCGGCCCGTGGGTGGCCGAGCGGCTGGCCGCGATCCGCGACTTCGCGGAAACGAAGCCCGAGTCGATCCATCCCGTGGTCCGCGGGATCATCCTGGGGGCCGGCCGCTACAGCGCGGTCGATGCCTTCGAGGCGCAGTACAGGCTGGCCGAGCTGACCCGGCGGGCGGAGGCTTGGTGGGAGCGCATGGACGTGATGCTGCTTCCCACGACCGGCACCACCTTCACCATCGAGGACATGCTGGCCGACCCGATCCGGCTGAACAGCCGACTGGGCCATTACACCAACTTCGTGAACCTGATGGACCTGTCGGCCATCGCCGTGCCCGCCGGGTTCCGCTCCACCGGGCTGCCCTTCGGCGTGACGCTGATCGGGCGCAGCTTCGAGGACGGCAGGCTGGCGCTGCTGGCCGACCGGTTCCACCGGGCGCAGGCCCCCACGATCGGCGCCACCGGGCATGCCGTCGCCGGCCCGGCGCTGGAGGCGGCGGAGTCGGGAATGGTCCGGCTGGCCGTCGTCGGCGCCCACCTCTCCGGACTGCCGCTCAACCACCAGCTTACCGGGCGCGGCGCGCGGCTGGTGCGGACGGACCGCACGGCGGCCGGCTACAGGCTGTTCGCCCTGCCCGGCACAACGCCCGCCAAGCCCGGCCTGCTGCGCGACCCCGGCGCTCCCGGCGGGATCGAGGTCGAGGTCTGGGAGCTGGACGCCGCCGGCTTCGGCGGCTTCGTCGCCGAGGTGCCCCCTCCCCTCGCCATCGGCACGCTGGAACTGGCCGGCGGCGCCCGCGTGCAGGGTTTCCTGTGCGAGGCCCACGCGACCGCCGGAGCGCAGGATATCACCAACCACGGCGGCTGGAGGAACTGGCTGGCCGCCCGCTGA